The stretch of DNA TCACTACAATATCATTGAAAAAACTGTGATGATAATATAGTGATAATATCATTGTCTTATCGTGTTTCACAATGATATCATTTATGAAACTGTGATTATTTCACAGTTTCATAAATGTGAAGctgttttatgtctttgtgtcctGCTTCGGGTCAGACAGACTGACGGTCGGACTTGTGGACGTGGATCGGACTAGTCTGTCACAGTGAAAGGTCTTAGCTGGCAATGGCCTTTTCTGTTTTTACTGACTGCACTGGACGGCCAGATCACAAGACTCTTCCTGTCCTTCAATCTGCACTCTAAAGCACTTCTTCAAAATAAATCAGCAACGTTAttaccaacacacacccacaaagaCTACTATAGGCCCCTCCCCCATTTCCATGATCCTAAATCCTTCACTGCTAACCTAGGGCCAAATTCTAATTTGAGACATCTGACAGCACTGTAAGCACATTGACATCATGTGCGTTCCGGTTTACATCTGGCTCAAATGTTACCTGGTAACGTGCCTGAATTCCATCTTAAACACTCGCCGTCCTCaccttctcttctctgtcttctcacAACCATTCTGGGATCTTTGGTGTGTTGACATTGGCCCAACTTTGGTCCTGGTCCATATTGTGGGAGCCTGGGGGGAGCCTGTGTTTTGTGTTGGTGCCCGGAGACAGGAGTttgagtccagtcagacagagaAAGTAACAAAGGGAGGGCGCCAAATAAAGTGGTAAAATGAGAACAGAGTACCAGaccagtaaagtacagtacagagtaggcccatgcacacacacacacacacatgcaggcaggcATATGTGTTTCCACTGAAGGAGGCCATCCTTTCCACTGAAGGAGGCCATCCTGGAGTTGTGGGCCTGTATATAATTGACAATGttcagagagggacagaaaggcacagactgagggagagaaagacagaaagagagagggagagagaatgtaaGGGATTGAAAAGAACAGAGCTCAGTTATCATGCACTctctgagtgtatgtgtgtgtagtctTTTGcagacaattgtgtgtgtgtgtgtgtgtgtgtgtgtgtgtgtgtgtgtgtgtgtgtgtgtgtgtgtgtgtgtgtgtgtgtgtgtgtgtgtgtgtgtgtgtgtgtgtgtgtgtgtgtgtgtgtgtgtgtgtgtgtgtgtgtgtcagtggcttCTGGCTTGCGTCCAGTAGGCAGCTGACAGCCTGGCACGTCGCCACGCACAAACTTAACACCACGGCAACGTGCAGTTTGCCTTGTACACAGCCCTGGCAACATGGCCAAGGCTGTTCCGCTGAATCAACAGCAGCCACTGCCGGACAAATGGGAAACTCATTCATAAAAATCACACAGCAGTGGAATATCCCGTTAGCTTTGGCTACAAATACACCATATATGGccatataggcctacacatagtCATAAAAAGGCAAACAAATCATATATTAAAGAAAATATTATTAAtcacatattaaatatattacacATATTACAGAAACATATTGTGAATGTAAAAGCTAGAATCTGGCAATCTAGTGTACATTATTTAAAAATGGTACATTGtgacttgctctctctctttcacgtaCGCTGATATGATAACGCACCTGAAATAATAACAACCCTATTTTACCCAGCAGCACATTAGCTGTGTTCGAACATccatactaacatactgcatactgcattcttaatgagtatatactacatactatatactattagttcattttagtatactgtaaacaaacGGTATCCTTTCAGTTAAATGTACTAGCGGTTCACCTGTCTaatggaagttgatgctgttgctatgcaacttcttgctagcttgttagcataacaaattacaAGCTAGACATCTTACAACTtcattaacaatgtccattgagaatgcacaacgactataccacttagctaaggTAAGAATGgcgtgaataatcaagtcaataaacgttgggtaattagttagatagcatatagttaatatacATGCAAGTTCGATGTTTTAAtagccaactaacattaggtagctagctaacataccggtacatattaGCAACGGCTGTAATGGTATGCTAAGCAGTTTGTAAGGCTAAAGTTGCTGACAAATTGTCAGCTAACATAATGCGTACCGTTACATATTTGAAAAGTTATTACtttttttattacattgctcaacattttcttaacatttattATAATTacttaaagcaatgaatttgtatccaGTCTCGTCAGACTTCAACTTTACATTTTCTGCCATTTTTTTCAAGTATGAAAATGTTGTGAAGCCACGCTCATTTTCTAaagtattcaaatcaaatcaaatgtatttatatagcccttcttacatcagctgatatctcaaagtgctgtacagaaacccagcctaaaaccccaaacagcaagcaatgcaggtgtagaagcacggtggctaggaaaaactccctagaaaggccaaaacataggaagaaacctagagaggaaccaggctatgaggggtggccagttctcttctggctgtgccgggtggagattataacagaacatggccaagatgttcaaatgttcataaatgaccagcatggtcaaataataataatcacagtagttgtcgagggtgcagcaagtcagcacctcaggagtaaatgtcagttggcttttcatagccgatcattaagagtatctctaccgctcctgctctctctagagagttgaaaacagcaggtctgggacaggtagcacgtccggtgaacaagtcagggttccatagccgcaggttccatagcagcagcacggccaggtggactggggacagcaaggagtcatcatgccaggtagtcctgaggcatggtcctagggctcaggtcctccgagagagagaaagaaagagagaattagagagagcatgcttaaattcacacaggacaccggaaaagacaggagaagtactccagatataacaaactgaccctagccccccgatacataaactactgcagcataaatactggaggctgagacaggaggggtcaggagacactgtggccccatccgatgatacccccagacagggccaaacaggaaggatagtaccccacccactttgccaaagcacagcccccacaccattagaggtatatcttcaaccaccaacttaccatcctgaggcaaggccgagtatagcccacaaagatctccgctatggcacaacccaagggggggcgccaacccagacaggaagatcacgtcagtgactccacccactcaagtgactcacccctcctaggaacggcatgaaagagcaccagtaagccagtgactcagcccctgtaatagtaTTGCATGATGCACCCTTAAAACACGGAAAAAGTGTCCACTGCTTGTGTACTTCGAATTTTGGCTAATGTAGcacgacatccgggaacttttggcatgcTAACTATATCATACTATGACCAAAAAGCATACTTTTTACTCAATATATGTCACAAATAGTACCGTTTGTGTGGTTAGtttgagtattcgaacacagctattGTCTCCTGCAAAGATTAGTCAAAAtgaggactaaaagagatcctaataaaatcaaatcaaatcaaacatacAACCCACTCTTACCATATGAACAGTTGGACATTGGAAAGATCCTATCCAAATACTGCATTAAATTATTACATTAAATGACATCATACAATATTGTATTTGATCATACAGTATGGCTCTTTGTCTGgtgttccatctctccctctgagcCAATGGGATGGCACAGTGTATTAGAGCAGCAGCAGCCCATACAGCCAAGCAAtgctggatggaggggtgggggtgATGATGATTTCACAGAAAGAGCAGGTGAAGACCCCATAtggacctgtgtgtgtgcgtgtgtgcgtgtgtgtgtgtgtgtgtgtttccataaGGAATGTGAGATCTCTCGTGTCGAGGCAGAGATGTCTGAAGGCTGAgcatatggacacacacacacacccacacacacacacccacacacacacacacacacacacacacacacacacacacacacacacacacacacacacacacacacacacacacacacacacacacacacacacacacacacacacacacacacacacacacagtgctgccaTATGTTAACACAGTAGGCTATAGTACTTACAATATTTATAGGAATGTAAACCTTTGTGCAAGGACAGACACAGAATCGTACAAGCACACACAGCTTGACAATCCTCTTTTGGGGATTGTATACttcgtacgtgtgtgtgtgtgtgtgtgtgtgtgtgtgtgtgtgtgtgtgtgtgtgtgtgtgtgtgtgtgtgtgtgtgtgtgtgtgtgtgtgtgtgtgtgaaagggggGGATCATGCCATCTTTGAAAAGCAGGATGATCCacattccctctcctccatcccaccCCATCCATCTCCCCCAGCCCCCTTGAAGTAGCCACGCACCATGTGGTCGAGCCCCTCCACGTCAGGTCTCTCTTAGTGACTGAGGCGAGAGGCAGAGAGCGTGACTGGGAGCGTGACGATGGGGGAGGTGGGGAAGGACCAGATTTGGGGGTGGTAGAGGGTGGGTGCAGGGGGACGAGAGTGGCAACTGCAGCTCTGCAGCTGTGGGCCTACGTGTGTATCGGCAGGAACACACTGTtctccccactccctccctcccttgctttcacatctctttctctctcatctatctctctccctccttcatccATTTGCTCCTTCTCATACACTCTTTCTTTTGCTacatctctctcttgctctctccctctcttcttgttCCCAAACGGTAGAGACCTTGACAATGAGAGATGTGGCACATTTGTCCAGCCGGCGGAAATCTGAGATAAGTGAAAGAAGAAGAAGGGAAGGCAAAGATCCCTTTCCCCCAAATACACACACCAAATGTGGCCTGAGACGACCTGCCCCACCATGTGTGTCCTTGTGTGTTTGCATTTGCAGTAGCACAAAACTGcacgtcacaggaggttggtggcaccttagttagggaggacgggcttgtggtaatggctggagcggaatgggtggaatggtgtcaaatacattaaacacatggtttccatttgCTCCGCTACAGTCATTATTAAGAGCAGCCTCCAATGCATTTATTCTTAAACTACCCAGTTTGGCTAATCTGAAACATACTCAGACAAAATAAGCCTTAtagcatacaacaacacatacgGTGTCCTCTACATATCCAAGGCCCTATAGCATACGTATGGGGCCTCGGTCTCTCATTGCGATTAAGAGTAATCAAGTAAGCTTATatatgtgtgcatgcgtgctgATATGAGAACCCCTTCCTCCCTTTGGCCAGATAAGTAGTTCCCTGAGTTTACTTGTGTCACACAACAACCTACCCACTGGAGCGTCTACCATCCAATCATGTGACCAGACAAAGGGCTGCAATCTGGTCTGTGTGCACACACCCCTTTAAGGCCAAGGTCAGACACAATACAATTCACAAAgcatgggaggaggaggagaaggagagggaggaacagaggaagaggagggaagatgaATGAAGCAAAGAAAGACTGGGGGGGGTGTAGGAATGAACAGATAaagtaggagagggaagagaagaaaaGGGAGTGAAAACCAGGACAAAAGAGGGAAAACAGACAGGGATGAGATCagtcaatctgtctgtctgtctgtctgtctcagtcagtcagtctgtctgtgtctgtcattCAAGTCAAATCACACCATATACAGCTTGTTTGATTGGTTGTTTCTGTGTCTGACACTCCAGCAATTCCATTGCTGCTAAGCCGCATTAAAAAACCTTCGCAACAGCACTGCACCGTGGTCTGCTGCTACCTCTACTGGCTTAACACTGATAGAGCTTCCCAGATAGTGGTTCGGAAGCCGAGacccactggtgtgtgtgtgtgatatgtgtgCGTGTTTTATTTTAAGACCAGCACAGACTAAACAGCAATCCTCAGTGTTCTTGCTGTGAAAGTCTGGTTCAAGGACTTGACAGTAGGACGCCAGAGCACAGCCTCTTTCAGAGCACAGCTTACTCTTCACAACTGCAAACTGTCTGATATAGTAGAGCTAGTCACAAAGTGGATTTTAAAATAATCAAAAATTGTAATTAATTACAAGATAGTAACATAGCTACAGAGGTTGTTGTGCAaagcacatactgtatgtcacctactgctctcctttatttttcacCCAATTGGAGATCATTCCTTTTTGTGTGTATTAATTACTTTTTTTGAGTTTGCAGTGATCTTTCATTTAAAATATTTTGCAATGCCTATGTTAATAAGGATCATAGAGGGACTGAAATGGAGTTTGAGGGAGTTGAAGAGAATGAGGAAGAGCCCGTGTCTGGGAAGAGTGGAAAGGAAACAGTCAGGAAATAGAAATCCACGACGTGTCCACGAAGATTCTTCGATAATTGGAGTGCAATTCAAGGACAAAGTCAAGCATGGGGTTTTGTCTGATCAATTTGAGTTATCAGGGTGGGTGGAGAGTAAACTAGAAAATAGATCCTCTCAAGGGGGTGATAACAGTGCCTATACTTATAGGTTGAGCAACTTACGAAGGTTCCTGGCATGTGTGGAGCCTGACGATTAACCAGAAATcgaggtggctggagggaggacagTCTGGCCGTGATGCTGTGCCTTGAGTTGGAGGTTCTCCATGATTAGCACATGCTCTAACATCTCCCTAGTGTTTTCGCAGACAGAACTCTGGGCATGTAGCGTCAGTGTGCAAGAAGGTACAGTCGAGATGTGGTGGATGTCTGGAGGTCAAGCCCCAGCGCCATAGTAGTAAATGTTTAGGTAGTCCCGGTTAGTGAAACGAATACAGGTAGCTAAAGTCAGAGTAGGACAGGGTGTTACGCATGGAGAGGCAGTGAGAAGGGTTGAGGGTGGAGACGGAGGGAACACTCCCTCTGTTGCTTTGAAGGGCAAATGGCATTAATGAATGTTCCCATGTCAGTGTGTGGACCCCAAAAACTGTGCGTTGATAAATCCAGGTTCTTGGCCGCGATGGTCGTGCATTGTGCTGCGCAAGTAGAAAGTAGGTCTGAGAGAATTGCCATTATTGTGAAAGCGGACAGATGTTTTCTGGAAGTCCTAGACTTAACTGCAGAGATTCTACAGAAGATGTTGGAAGAACTCTGTAGTTTGGATAGTGGGCTAGGGGTGAGTAGTGTAGTATACAGTGGGTAGAGTAGTATACAGTGTGTAGCAGATGAAGTAGAAATACAGTTGGAGGTACTGCAACATTCtattggatgccaaccaccgTTAAACCCCAACAAAGAAGACGACTCTGAGTCGGCTGCTGGAGAAGGAAGACCACTGCTGCTATCATCACCGGGACCACGTCACACCCTGCTGTCAATGACCTTGCAACCAAAGGGGGACCAGTGGCCCCCCCCTTTTCCTCTCCCCCCATCTGTCGCCTACACTGGACCGGACCATGGACTGGGTGCCACACACTTTATGACAACGAGGAACGACTGCCGAACAACTaccgacaaaacacacaaaccaaTGGCAGATGAGCGACCAATGGGTGGTGGCGGAGGCCATCTTAACGACTCTAACAGCAAGGACTATCTCTGGGACTGAGCATACGGTTGTTGTGAATATGTGTAGTGTGAACCCAAGATTGTTTTATAAAAAAAATCGTATTGTGTAGATTAAAACCCACAATTGTGGTGGTACAAGATCATTAGTGGTCTAACAAATTAAGCCATTAGCTTAATTGAAGTTAAAGCTTTCTAGAAGACTTTCTAATGAGGCCCAGACTGTCTAATGAGGTTGTGGAGATGGAGGTCTGACTTTCTCCCTCCTCTTGGCCTCCTAGCACCTCCTTCTCTTGGCATAAGGCTCCAGGAagcttctccttctcttcctgaGACATTCCTCATTTTGAACAGCTCCTGCTCTTGACTGCTTTATCCTCTACCATGTCCACATCCATTTGGcgctacagtcgtggccaaaagttttgagaatgacacaaatataaatttccacaaagttcactgcttcagtgtctttagatagttttgtcagatgttactatggaatactgaagtataattagtATGAAATGCTTATAAaataagcatttcataagtgtcaaaggcttttattgacaattacgtgaagttgatgcaaagagtcaatatttgcagtgtttacccttctttttcaagacctctgcaatccgccctagcATGCTGTCAATTggcttctgggccacatcctgactgatggcagcccattcttgcataatcaatgcttggaggttgtcagaatttgtgggtttttgtttgtccaccagcctcttgaggattgaacgcaagttctcaatgggattaaggtctggggagtttcctggtaATGGACCCAGAATATCAATGTTTTGTCCCCCGAGCCACttggttatcacttttgccttatggcaaggtgctccatcatgctggaaaaggcattgttcatcaccaaactgttcctggaagttgctctcggaggatgtgttggtaccattctttattcatggctgtgttcttatgaaaaattgtgagtgagcccactcccttggctgagaagcaaccccacacataaatggtctcaggatgctttactgttggcatgacacaggactgatggtagcgctcaccttgtcttctccggacaaactttttttccggatgccccagaaaatcggaaaaaaaaaaaaagggggttCGTCAGAGAAAAAAGGGGATTCGTCAGAGAAaaggactttaccccagtcctcagcagtccaatccctgtaccttttgcagaatatcagtctgtccctgatgtttttcctggagataaGTGGCttatttgctgcccttcttgacaccaggccatcctccaaaagtctttgcctcactgtgcatgcagatgctcTCACacctgccattcctgagcaagctctgtactggtggtgccccgatcccgcagctgaatcaactttaggagacggtcctggcgcttgctggactttcttgggcgccctgaagccttcttcacaacaattgaaccccactccttgaagttcttgatgatgcgataaatggttgatttaggtgcaatcttactggcagcaatatccttgcctgtgaagccctttttgtgcaaagcaatgatgacggcacgtgtttccttgcaggtaaccatggttgacagaggaagaacaaagattccaagcaccaccctccttttgaagcttccagtctgttatttgaactcaattagcatgacagagtgatctccagccttgtcctcgtcaacactcacacctgtgttaacgagagaatcactgacatgatgtcagctggtccttttgtggcagggttgaaatgcagtggaaatgttttttgggtgattcagttaatttgcatggcaaagagggactttgcaattaatctgatcactcttcataacgttctggagtatatgcaaattgccatgatacaaactgaggcagcagactttgtgaaaattaatatttgtgtcattctcaaaacttttggccactgCTGTACTTCATCGAGGGATGAGGCCAGTGGAGGGAAGCACTTAGTGTTCACCTGTGGTCCTTAAGTCCAGTCCATGTAGTCAATATAATGTCCCCATACAGGACTGGAGCTGGGCTACAGGAGGTTGGATGAACCAACTTGGAAGGGATGGGCTGGTGTACCTACTAGAAGAGGTGGTGGATGTAGCCACTTTGAGGGGTGGTGTTTCCACAGGCCTGTTGAAAGGTGTTGTAGTAGAAGGCCTGTTGAAGTTAGGTGGACCATTGTGGCTGTTGGAGTGGTGTTTCCTGGGTGGGAGCCACTGTGTTGGGAGCCAAGGAGCTGCAGGCACCCAGGTTCTGGGGGACGGTAGTGGCCAACAGCTGTTGGACGACATGGACATTTTTCTGAAAAGGATTCTAACAGGTTTCTGAACAGGATGCTTTTTCAAGTAATTCAGAAAATCTGCCATAATAATAAATGCGTTTTGAAAGTGACCTGGGCCAGGTTTCCTAAATGCATATTTTGAGCTTGCAACTCCTAAGGGATTAGGAGTTCTGTAGCAGAGTTCTATCCATCGGACATCAGTCACTTCACAGTGGCGgttgcatagaaatagaatctcaTTTTAGTTCTATGTGCAATTGGTCTGTGACATCATCCACTGTCAGAGCTAGATGGAAGGATGACTAGTAGTAGGACTGTACACAACTTTAATGTGACCTTGTATTTCTGTGTCCTCTACAAACAAACTGCCCAGTCACTGTCTCCGTACCTTTCAATTTTGTGTAGACCTTAATTATTATTACTACTGCATGTAGGCCGTACTTGGCAGCTCTCTCCGTTCCAATCTCTCTCTGTACTTGGCAGATGAATTACAGTACACAAGTAAAACAAGTGTAAAATAATCTAAAGAAAGTCAGGACTGCTTCAGTGAGTAGACTAAAGGAACAAAGAAAAAGACAACACACACTGGAAAAAAAGTGTTTATTGGTTTTTGAACacttaagaaaatacaaaaaccaTTCACAGCATCAATCATTTAAAATTAGCTATCTGATATTTATCTAATCATTTCCTGATATTCATTGAAAACATTTCCCACCAGAGCCCTTAAATCCAGAACATTAAAAACTAGTGCAATGAAAATAAGAATACCTTTTAAATTAAAACTTGTAAACATAAGAAACTACAGTGCAGTGGCAGTGACCAGCATCATCATGGTTACTGTCAATTGCATAATCAGAACATTCCTGAGTATTGAGTGATGTCATCTCAGGGAGACAACTGTCATCTTTGTGGGACAACATTAAAATAGCATTTGCTCTGTCCATTCTGGAAAGATCTACTTTCCTCCCTTCCTTGAGGTATTCATTGATGAGAATGTTCCCGGGActacccatacgtaaaatgtatgcacgcatgactaagtcgctttggattaaaaagtctgctaaatggcatatattataatgTTGGATTAGTGAAAAAGTAGAGCTGAGAGAAAGCAAGTATCATCTTAAGGAGACATCAAAGACAATGGGGGAAGGTTACAGTACGATGGGTGAGATACCGTTGGCGTGGCGCTGGAAGGCAGGTCCCCTGAGCTTTCCCCCGATGTGGGTGTTCTCCTGGTCAGCAGGGGCTGAGATATACCACATGACCACACCCGAGGGGTTGATGGACACAACAAAGTGTGTGGAGTCCTTCAGTGTGGGCATTTCCCGCTCCGCAAACACATCATAGATCTGGAGAAAGGGAtgggaaaggaaggagagacagTACAGGACATGAAGGAAAAAAGGAGATATGAAATGGCATGATTGAGGCAACGCCAGCAATATGACTTAGAGAAACCGGGACCAGACTGACCTTATAGCTGCCAGTGGTGTAGTTGAGTTGTCCCAGGGAGGCCTGGTAGCGGTAAGGCATGTCAGTACGACGACTGAAGAACACTAGAGCACTGGCCTTATCAGACAGAGGGCGCCAGAACACCTCAATACCGCTCTTCTCCTGAGAATAAGACAGGAagcaaggtacagagagagagagagaataataagATTGAGGACATTTAGATTCAGCTCAACAACACAACTCAGGAGGAGTATTTGACCCTGATAAAACTATAGAATATATGTGGGTCTTACCTTGATCAGGCGTCTACCCTGGATGCCCATGGGGTCCTGGCTGATGCCGATGGCCACCTTGTTCTGCAGGATGGTGCGTGCCCCGCTGCTAATGGTCCTCAGGTCGTTGGACATGAAGAGAGGAGCAGCCATGATGGCCCACAGAGCCATCTGAGACCGAGACTGATCCATGCTCAGCCCGAAGTCCCCGACCACCAGCTAGAATACACAGTCAGTTCAGCCAGAAGCTAAAACATACTCGGTAATCTCCTCACGCTGAATATGCACGACAAATTGGTTATTTCATTGCATAGCAACGTTTCCTCTACAGTGAAATGGAGAGTTTGACAAAGACAGACCATGTCAGGGTCATTCCACCGGCCAGGTCCAGCTGCAGGCTGCAGGACGTCTTGGTTGTTGAAGAACCAATCAGCAATGCTCAGCACACTATTCCACGAGTCCTCTATGTCACCATAGTTACGCCACAGGTTACAGATCTCTCCCAGTTGGGTGTAGTTCACCTGAGAAACAAATGTAGAAGAGGTCAACTTAGAAAATATTTAAATATGATCTGTATATAAACTGGATTGACCTACAGCAAATATTAACCCCTCTTTATTACAAAAATATGTAATCATTTAAATGAAATTTGATTAACCTTGGGTGGGAGTCCACCCTGGTAGGCTGGCCAACTGCAAGAGTAGCCAATGGGGCGTCCGGTAGCGTTCAGAGCCTTCGACATGGCAGGGTAGCCTATAAGAAAGAACAGTGTCTGTGTCAAGCAAGCAGCTGAGGGTTGAGTAAACCACTTATCTCCTGTTTCAACCTTCAGTATGTCCATCCACAACTCTCCCCTTACTCATGCCTCCAAATCTCCCCCCCTTCCTCACCCTGCTCCTGCTCCGTAGCGTTGGAGTAGCAGCCGTCAAACTTCAGCATGTCCACTTTCCAGTCAGCGAAAGTCTGAGCGTCTATAGTGATCTTGTCCAGGGGGGTCCCAGGATACCCTCCACATGTGAGTGTGCCCATGTCCCCGTAGATACCCAGCTTCAGCCCCCGG from Salvelinus fontinalis isolate EN_2023a chromosome 20, ASM2944872v1, whole genome shotgun sequence encodes:
- the LOC129817380 gene encoding alpha-N-acetylgalactosaminidase-like — protein: MRFAVALCVLALFVATLALDNGLMRTPPMGWLAWERFRCDIDCQNDPKNCISEVLFRDMADRLAEDGWRELGYVYVNIDDCWASKDRDSNGRLQADPKRFPSGIPNLASYIHDRGLKLGIYGDMGTLTCGGYPGTPLDKITIDAQTFADWKVDMLKFDGCYSNATEQEQGYPAMSKALNATGRPIGYSCSWPAYQGGLPPKVNYTQLGEICNLWRNYGDIEDSWNSVLSIADWFFNNQDVLQPAAGPGRWNDPDMLVVGDFGLSMDQSRSQMALWAIMAAPLFMSNDLRTISSGARTILQNKVAIGISQDPMGIQGRRLIKEKSGIEVFWRPLSDKASALVFFSRRTDMPYRYQASLGQLNYTTGSYKIYDVFAEREMPTLKDSTHFVVSINPSGVVMWYISAPADQENTHIGGKLRGPAFQRHANGISPIVL